From the Xiphophorus maculatus strain JP 163 A chromosome 20, X_maculatus-5.0-male, whole genome shotgun sequence genome, one window contains:
- the LOC102228922 gene encoding IQ motif and SEC7 domain-containing protein 1-like isoform X2 gives MSETMWKIKAFCLDYWQFLCLHPLHAFYKSVEGDAPGSDVSVSVDPCVIYGCKPVTHGGRPGLDYLDSQLYGHIFLPSHVRPRRPKLQHSQSILRKHAEEEAIKRSRSMSESYELSSDLQDKQVEMLERKYGGRFITRHAARTIQTAFRQYQMNKNFERLRSSMSENRMSRRIVLSNMRMQLSFEGPEKVHSSYFEGKHLSLSDEGANIGALVQSEHGRERGVQMKIPSTQSDLTYAVTELEDAFSRQVKSLAESIDDALNCRSLHGEDSTSEQGRSHPDTDRELSRQLESSHSPSDHRKLDEMTASYSDVTLYIDEEELSPPLPLSQSVDRPSSTESDLRQRSLNSSQDYWSLAHKDEKGDTDTSCRSTPSLECQEQRLRVDHLPLLTIEPPSDSSVELSDRSDRSSLKRQSTYDRSPSNQQSSPKHIGHGLPPRGPSREEDPSRHCARQLEAHLAINGTPNRQSKSESDFSDGDNDSINSTSNSNDTINCSSESSSRDSLREQTLSKQTYHKETRNSWDSPAFSNDIIRKRHYRIGLNLFNKKPEKGIQYLIERSYVPDTPVGVAHFLLQRKGLSRQMIGEFLGNRQKQFNRDVLDCVVDEMDFSGLELDEGLRKFQAHIRVQGEAQKVERLIEAYSQRYCICNPGVVRQFRNPDTIFILAFAIILLNTDMYSPNVKPERKMKLEDFVKNLRGVDDGEDIPREMLVGIYERIRKRELRTNEDHVSQVQKVEKLIVGKKPIGSLHQGLGCVLSLPHRRLVCYCRLFEVPDPNKLQKLGLHQREIFLFNDLLVVTKIFQKKKNSVTYSFRQSFSLYSMQVLLFENQYYPNGLRLTSAIPGADIKVLINFNAPNPQDRKRFTDDLRESIAEVQEMEKYRIETELEKQKGLVRPSMSQCSGLKKETGNGNLSRASLDDSYAIGEGLKRSALSSSLRDLSDAGKRGRRSSAGSLDSNLEGSIISSPHMRRRTPSGRDCASRHSGHSLPSSSSLLGSLFGTRRVRSPGPCPGPVPQSPHPTLISHAPHPANLHHAARAESDSSVPVHPHPVPFCHVTQNPPPYHHHHHYHPPPHLQRAPHQCHAPPSHSQHPPYPQHSHGSHSAHGGHLHGPPPTPASQVPSSSTKPKHSGISTVV, from the exons TGTGGAAGGTGACGCCCCTGGCAGTGACGTGAGTGTATCTGTGGATCCCTGCGTCATCTATGGTTGCAAGCCGGTGACCCACGGCGGCAGACCTGGCCTGGACTACCTGGACAGCCAGCTCTACGGACACATCTTTCTGCCGAGCCACGTGCGACCCCGCCGCCCCAAGCTCCAGCACTCCCAGTCCATCCTCCGCAAGCAtgcagaggaagaagccatCAAGCGCTCCCGCTCAATGTCAGAGAGCTATGAGCTCTCGTCGGACCTCCAGGACAAACAG gtGGAGATGCTAGAACGCAAATATGGCGGGCGTTTCATAACCCGGCATGCCGCACGTACCATCCAAACAGCCTTCCGCCAGTACCAAATGAATAAGAACTTTGAGCGTCTCAGAAGTTCTATGTCTGAAAACCGTATGTCCAGACGGATTGTTCTGTCCAACATGAGAATGCAGCTTTCCTTTGAGGGACCTGAAAAAGTCCACAGCTCCTACTTCGAGGGAAAGCATCTCTCTTTATCTGATGAAGGCGCCAACATCGGTGCGCTGGTGCAGTCGGAACACGGCAGGGAGAGAGGTGTACAAATGAAGATACCGAGCACACAGAGTGACCTCACATATGCCGTCACAGAACTGGAAGATGCCTTCTCCAGGCAGGTCAAATCTCTGGCCGAGTCCATCGATGACGCACTGAACTGTCGCAGCCTACACGGGGAAGACAGTACTTCAGAGCAAGGAAGGAGCCACCCGGATACGGACAGAGAGCTCAGCCGCCAGTTGGAATCCTCCCACAGCCCTTCAGATCACCGCAAGCTAGATGAGATGACTGCATCTTATAGTGATGTGACCCTTTACATTGATGAAGAAGAACTATCGCCCCCCTTGCCTCTCTCTCAGTCTGTAGACCGGCCCTCCAGCACAGAGTCAGACCTGCGCCAGCGTTCCCTGAACTCCTCTCAAGACTACTGGTCGCTTGCTCACAAAGATGAAAAGGGGGACACGGATACCAGCTGTCGCAGCACGCCTTCCTTAGAATGCCAGGAGCAGCGTCTGCGAGTGGACCACCTACCCTTACTGACTATAGAGCCCCCCAGCGACAGCTCAGTGGAACTGAGCGACCGGTCTGACCGCAGCTcattaaagagacagagcacTTATGACAGGAGCCCCAGCAACCAACAGAGCAGCCCCAAACACATCGGCCACGGCCTGCCACCTCGGGGACCTTCCCGGGAGGAAGACCCTTCCCGTCACTGTGCCCGGCAACTGGAAGCCCACCTGGCTATCAACGGTACACCCAACCGCCAGAGCAAATCAGAGTCTGATTTCTCCGATGGGGACAACGACAGCATCAACAGCACATCAAACTCCAACGACACCATTAACTGCAGCTCCGAGTCCTCATCCAGAGACAGCCTGAGGGAGCAGACGCTCAGCAAACAGACGTACCACAAGGAGACTCGGAATAGCTGGGACTCACCGGCGTTCAGCAACGACATCATTCGCAAGAGACACTACCGCATTGGCCTAAATCTCTTCAACAA GAAGCCAGAAAAGGGGATCCAGTATCTGATTGAGCGAAGCTACGTCCCGGACACTCCGGTGGGTGTTGCCCACTTCCTCCTGCAGAGGAAAGGCTTGAGTCGGCAGATGATTGGCGAGTTCCTTGGCAACCGTCAGAAACAATTCAACCGAGATGTTCTTGA TTGTGTGGTGGATGAAATGGACTTCTCAGGCCTGGAGCTGGATGAAGGGCTCCGGAAATTCCAGGCACACATCAGAGTTCAGGGAGAGGCACAGAAGGTCGAGCGGCTGATCGAGGCGTACAG CCAGCGCTATTGCATTTGCAACCCCGGTGTGGTGAGACAGTTCAGGAACCCGGACACCATCTTCATCCTCGCTTTCGCCATCATCCTCCTCAACACCGACATGTACAGCCCCAATGTGAAGCCTGAGAGGAAGATGAAACTGGAAGACTTTGTTAAAAACCTTCGAG GTGTTGACGACGGGGAGGACATACCCCGAGAGATGCTGGTGGGGATATATGAGCGGATTCGAAAGCGAGAGCTCAGGACTAATGAAGATCACGTGTCACAGGTTCAGAAAGTGGAAAAACTGATCGTTGGGAAAAAACCA ATCGGGTCTTTACACCAAGGTCTTGGCTGT GTGCTGTCACTACCCCACCGAAGGCTGGTGTGTTACTGCAGGTTGTTTGAAGTACCTGATCCCAACAAGCTACAGAAGCTGGGCCTGCACCAGAGGGAGATCTTCCTCTTTAATGACTTGCTAGTG GttaccaaaatatttcaaaagaaaaagaattccGTGACATACAGTTTTCGTCAGTCCTTCTCGCTCTACAGCATGCAAGTTCTGCTATTTGAGAATCAGT attatccCAACGGCCTGCGCCTGACCTCGGCCATTCCTGGCGCAGACATCAAGGTCCTCATCAATTTCAATGCTCCCAATCCTCAGGACCGCAAGAGGTTTACTGATGATTTGCGAGAATCTATTGCCGAAGTCCAAGAGATGGAGAAGTATCGGATAGAAA CTGAGCTGGAGAAGCAGAAGGGTTTGGTGAGGCCCAGCATGTCCCAGTGCTCTGGGTTAAAGAAGGAAACTGGGAACGGAAACCTGAGCCGAGCCAGCCTGGACGACAGTTATGCCATCGGCGAGGGCCTAAAGAGGAGCGCGCTCAGCAGCTCCCTACGGGATCTCTCAGATGCAG GAAAGCGCGGGAGACGCAGCAGTGCAGGATCACTAGACAGCAATCTGGAA GGCTCCATCATTAGCAGTCCTCACATGCGGCGGAGAACCCCTTCGGGTCGAGACTGTGCGTCCCGTCACAGCGGACACTCCCTGCCCAGCTCCTCCTCCCTGCTCGGGTCTCTGTTTGGCACCAGGCGGGTGAGGTCACCCGGGCCCTGCCCCGGCCCCGTCCCTCAGAGCCCCCACCCCACCCTCATCTCCCACGCCCCGCATCCAGCTAACCTGCACCACGCGGCCCGAGCGGAGTCGGACTCGTCCGTTCCCGTCCATCCTCACCCCGTCCCGTTCTGCCACGTGACCCAGAATCCCCCGCCttaccaccaccaccatcactACCACCCACCGCCCCATCTGCAGCGCGCGCCACACCAGTGCCACGCGCCTCCGTCTCACAGCCAGCACCCACCATACCCGCAGCACAGCCACGGCAGCCACTCTGCCCACGGCGGCCACCTCCACGGCCCGCCGCCAACGCCAGCATCTCAGGttcccagcagcagcaccaaGCCCAAACACAGCGGCATCAGCACAGTGGTGTGA
- the LOC102228922 gene encoding IQ motif and SEC7 domain-containing protein 1-like isoform X3 has product MLLHARKGAHVEGDAPGSDVSVSVDPCVIYGCKPVTHGGRPGLDYLDSQLYGHIFLPSHVRPRRPKLQHSQSILRKHAEEEAIKRSRSMSESYELSSDLQDKQVEMLERKYGGRFITRHAARTIQTAFRQYQMNKNFERLRSSMSENRMSRRIVLSNMRMQLSFEGPEKVHSSYFEGKHLSLSDEGANIGALVQSEHGRERGVQMKIPSTQSDLTYAVTELEDAFSRQVKSLAESIDDALNCRSLHGEDSTSEQGRSHPDTDRELSRQLESSHSPSDHRKLDEMTASYSDVTLYIDEEELSPPLPLSQSVDRPSSTESDLRQRSLNSSQDYWSLAHKDEKGDTDTSCRSTPSLECQEQRLRVDHLPLLTIEPPSDSSVELSDRSDRSSLKRQSTYDRSPSNQQSSPKHIGHGLPPRGPSREEDPSRHCARQLEAHLAINGTPNRQSKSESDFSDGDNDSINSTSNSNDTINCSSESSSRDSLREQTLSKQTYHKETRNSWDSPAFSNDIIRKRHYRIGLNLFNKKPEKGIQYLIERSYVPDTPVGVAHFLLQRKGLSRQMIGEFLGNRQKQFNRDVLDCVVDEMDFSGLELDEGLRKFQAHIRVQGEAQKVERLIEAYSQRYCICNPGVVRQFRNPDTIFILAFAIILLNTDMYSPNVKPERKMKLEDFVKNLRGVDDGEDIPREMLVGIYERIRKRELRTNEDHVSQVQKVEKLIVGKKPIGSLHQGLGCVLSLPHRRLVCYCRLFEVPDPNKLQKLGLHQREIFLFNDLLVVTKIFQKKKNSVTYSFRQSFSLYSMQVLLFENQYYPNGLRLTSAIPGADIKVLINFNAPNPQDRKRFTDDLRESIAEVQEMEKYRIETELEKQKGLVRPSMSQCSGLKKETGNGNLSRASLDDSYAIGEGLKRSALSSSLRDLSDAGKRGRRSSAGSLDSNLEGSIISSPHMRRRTPSGRDCASRHSGHSLPSSSSLLGSLFGTRRVRSPGPCPGPVPQSPHPTLISHAPHPANLHHAARAESDSSVPVHPHPVPFCHVTQNPPPYHHHHHYHPPPHLQRAPHQCHAPPSHSQHPPYPQHSHGSHSAHGGHLHGPPPTPASQVPSSSTKPKHSGISTVV; this is encoded by the exons TGTGGAAGGTGACGCCCCTGGCAGTGACGTGAGTGTATCTGTGGATCCCTGCGTCATCTATGGTTGCAAGCCGGTGACCCACGGCGGCAGACCTGGCCTGGACTACCTGGACAGCCAGCTCTACGGACACATCTTTCTGCCGAGCCACGTGCGACCCCGCCGCCCCAAGCTCCAGCACTCCCAGTCCATCCTCCGCAAGCAtgcagaggaagaagccatCAAGCGCTCCCGCTCAATGTCAGAGAGCTATGAGCTCTCGTCGGACCTCCAGGACAAACAG gtGGAGATGCTAGAACGCAAATATGGCGGGCGTTTCATAACCCGGCATGCCGCACGTACCATCCAAACAGCCTTCCGCCAGTACCAAATGAATAAGAACTTTGAGCGTCTCAGAAGTTCTATGTCTGAAAACCGTATGTCCAGACGGATTGTTCTGTCCAACATGAGAATGCAGCTTTCCTTTGAGGGACCTGAAAAAGTCCACAGCTCCTACTTCGAGGGAAAGCATCTCTCTTTATCTGATGAAGGCGCCAACATCGGTGCGCTGGTGCAGTCGGAACACGGCAGGGAGAGAGGTGTACAAATGAAGATACCGAGCACACAGAGTGACCTCACATATGCCGTCACAGAACTGGAAGATGCCTTCTCCAGGCAGGTCAAATCTCTGGCCGAGTCCATCGATGACGCACTGAACTGTCGCAGCCTACACGGGGAAGACAGTACTTCAGAGCAAGGAAGGAGCCACCCGGATACGGACAGAGAGCTCAGCCGCCAGTTGGAATCCTCCCACAGCCCTTCAGATCACCGCAAGCTAGATGAGATGACTGCATCTTATAGTGATGTGACCCTTTACATTGATGAAGAAGAACTATCGCCCCCCTTGCCTCTCTCTCAGTCTGTAGACCGGCCCTCCAGCACAGAGTCAGACCTGCGCCAGCGTTCCCTGAACTCCTCTCAAGACTACTGGTCGCTTGCTCACAAAGATGAAAAGGGGGACACGGATACCAGCTGTCGCAGCACGCCTTCCTTAGAATGCCAGGAGCAGCGTCTGCGAGTGGACCACCTACCCTTACTGACTATAGAGCCCCCCAGCGACAGCTCAGTGGAACTGAGCGACCGGTCTGACCGCAGCTcattaaagagacagagcacTTATGACAGGAGCCCCAGCAACCAACAGAGCAGCCCCAAACACATCGGCCACGGCCTGCCACCTCGGGGACCTTCCCGGGAGGAAGACCCTTCCCGTCACTGTGCCCGGCAACTGGAAGCCCACCTGGCTATCAACGGTACACCCAACCGCCAGAGCAAATCAGAGTCTGATTTCTCCGATGGGGACAACGACAGCATCAACAGCACATCAAACTCCAACGACACCATTAACTGCAGCTCCGAGTCCTCATCCAGAGACAGCCTGAGGGAGCAGACGCTCAGCAAACAGACGTACCACAAGGAGACTCGGAATAGCTGGGACTCACCGGCGTTCAGCAACGACATCATTCGCAAGAGACACTACCGCATTGGCCTAAATCTCTTCAACAA GAAGCCAGAAAAGGGGATCCAGTATCTGATTGAGCGAAGCTACGTCCCGGACACTCCGGTGGGTGTTGCCCACTTCCTCCTGCAGAGGAAAGGCTTGAGTCGGCAGATGATTGGCGAGTTCCTTGGCAACCGTCAGAAACAATTCAACCGAGATGTTCTTGA TTGTGTGGTGGATGAAATGGACTTCTCAGGCCTGGAGCTGGATGAAGGGCTCCGGAAATTCCAGGCACACATCAGAGTTCAGGGAGAGGCACAGAAGGTCGAGCGGCTGATCGAGGCGTACAG CCAGCGCTATTGCATTTGCAACCCCGGTGTGGTGAGACAGTTCAGGAACCCGGACACCATCTTCATCCTCGCTTTCGCCATCATCCTCCTCAACACCGACATGTACAGCCCCAATGTGAAGCCTGAGAGGAAGATGAAACTGGAAGACTTTGTTAAAAACCTTCGAG GTGTTGACGACGGGGAGGACATACCCCGAGAGATGCTGGTGGGGATATATGAGCGGATTCGAAAGCGAGAGCTCAGGACTAATGAAGATCACGTGTCACAGGTTCAGAAAGTGGAAAAACTGATCGTTGGGAAAAAACCA ATCGGGTCTTTACACCAAGGTCTTGGCTGT GTGCTGTCACTACCCCACCGAAGGCTGGTGTGTTACTGCAGGTTGTTTGAAGTACCTGATCCCAACAAGCTACAGAAGCTGGGCCTGCACCAGAGGGAGATCTTCCTCTTTAATGACTTGCTAGTG GttaccaaaatatttcaaaagaaaaagaattccGTGACATACAGTTTTCGTCAGTCCTTCTCGCTCTACAGCATGCAAGTTCTGCTATTTGAGAATCAGT attatccCAACGGCCTGCGCCTGACCTCGGCCATTCCTGGCGCAGACATCAAGGTCCTCATCAATTTCAATGCTCCCAATCCTCAGGACCGCAAGAGGTTTACTGATGATTTGCGAGAATCTATTGCCGAAGTCCAAGAGATGGAGAAGTATCGGATAGAAA CTGAGCTGGAGAAGCAGAAGGGTTTGGTGAGGCCCAGCATGTCCCAGTGCTCTGGGTTAAAGAAGGAAACTGGGAACGGAAACCTGAGCCGAGCCAGCCTGGACGACAGTTATGCCATCGGCGAGGGCCTAAAGAGGAGCGCGCTCAGCAGCTCCCTACGGGATCTCTCAGATGCAG GAAAGCGCGGGAGACGCAGCAGTGCAGGATCACTAGACAGCAATCTGGAA GGCTCCATCATTAGCAGTCCTCACATGCGGCGGAGAACCCCTTCGGGTCGAGACTGTGCGTCCCGTCACAGCGGACACTCCCTGCCCAGCTCCTCCTCCCTGCTCGGGTCTCTGTTTGGCACCAGGCGGGTGAGGTCACCCGGGCCCTGCCCCGGCCCCGTCCCTCAGAGCCCCCACCCCACCCTCATCTCCCACGCCCCGCATCCAGCTAACCTGCACCACGCGGCCCGAGCGGAGTCGGACTCGTCCGTTCCCGTCCATCCTCACCCCGTCCCGTTCTGCCACGTGACCCAGAATCCCCCGCCttaccaccaccaccatcactACCACCCACCGCCCCATCTGCAGCGCGCGCCACACCAGTGCCACGCGCCTCCGTCTCACAGCCAGCACCCACCATACCCGCAGCACAGCCACGGCAGCCACTCTGCCCACGGCGGCCACCTCCACGGCCCGCCGCCAACGCCAGCATCTCAGGttcccagcagcagcaccaaGCCCAAACACAGCGGCATCAGCACAGTGGTGTGA